The Herpetosiphon gulosus nucleotide sequence GTGGCATCGGAGTTGAGCGCACGACCCCGAATCATCGGCTCCAAATCTGGTTGCGCCAATAATTGGCTGAGCAACGTACATGCCTCTGCATATTGATCACGCAGGCCAGCGGCGAGGCCACGGTAATACTCCAACAGTTGACGATCGGCCTTGGTTGGCGCTAAATCAGTCGGAATTTGATAGACCACATCGGCCAGTTCATGGGGTGCTTGACGAATCAGTAACTCGGCAAACGTTCGTAAATCGGCAAATAAACGCGTGGCGAGCGCTGGTTGTTTTTCACTCAACATTAACTCAGCAGCAATTAATTGCTGATACGCAACGCGGATGCTGGCCGAATCGAATTGCGCTTGCAGCTGTTCGCGACGCTCGGCAGGCAAACTCAATCCATCGGCGGTAGCTTGCACCCAACCAGCGGCTTGGAGTTGCCCAACGCTTGGAGCAGTGGGAGCAAGCAGCGGCCATAATTCAGGATCAAATGGATCAAACACCAAAAGCACTGCAAGATAGGTTGAATCGGCATCAAAGGCAGTCATGGCAACCTCCTAGGGAAAGAATTAAGCCGTCGGCACGTCATTAATATGCAACGATTGATTTGTTTGGAACGCTCTTTTCAGAATTATCTTAAGGAGTCGAGTGTATGTTTTGGCGCAAAATAAGTTTCATTCTCATTAGCAGTTTATGTTTGATTACCTTAATATTGCCAACCAAACCAAAGCAAGCTAACGCCAACAGCGATTTTCAAAATCTGCATTTAATTGTTTCGATCGAATGGCAGCCAGGCCAACAAGATGCATTACGGCAAGCAAATGGCAACACCTGCGCCGCCTTTACTCAAGCATCGCTGCAAGATATCTTAACCACGGCCTTGCAAGAAACCAGCCAAACCCTGTATCAAGCCACTGATGGCCAAGTCTGGGTGGAGCAATACTCGGTTTACACCAACGGCGAACATTGGAATGATGCCGATATTCGGATTTTGGCCAACAACGATTATCGGCCAACCGCGTTTCTAGGCGGCTTTGAAAAAAGTATTCGCACAATCGAAACCCATGATGGCAAAGTTCATTTTGTGCCAGCAGCGATTATGCTGGGTCGCTTATGGAATGGTATCAATGCCCGTTGTGGCTATTGGTCGGAATTAACCGGCAGCCAAACCATGAGCCATGAATTGGGTCACCATATTTTGGGCTTGCACGATGGCTATGCACCCGATGCTGCTAGTGCCAATTATACCTATTGTAGTTCAACCAGTAACGACCTTAGTGCTGAGTTGCCTCACGACCGTATGAGCCACAATTCACTGATGTCGTATCACTATAGCGCCAGCAAATTGCGTGGCAATGCAGCCCAGCATTACCATTGTGATAATACGCCCCAAACCTTGATGTATGCCATGGATGATTGGAAAACGATTCAAACGCTCTATGGTTTAGTGCCGAGCAATCAGCCAAGCGTGCTTGCCCACAATGGTGCGGCAAGCGTCAAATTTATGCCCGCCAACACGAAGGGCAACACCAGTTTGGTACAATTTAGTGGCTTGAATGAGACTCAAGCAATGGGTTTTAGCATCAAAGGTGCTCCCAATAAACCCACACGGGTTATCAATCAAGGCTTGTTGAGTGAGGGTCAACAAGAAGCATGGTATGGCATCAACTTTAGCGATAATGATCGGGCGATTATCCTAGCCCGCGATTGGAACACCAATTCGGTTGCTTCAATTAGCCAAGCGAAGAGCGTTCTAAGCCCAACCAGCAGTTTTACATTAAGCAATCAACGTTGGGTTGCTGATCTGCAAGTCAAGCCAAAACTCAATAGTACAAGCACGCTGCCCGAAATTAATGCGATTGAAATTCAAGGCAAAGAATGTGGTGCAGTTCGCGGCAAAAAGGTTAATCTATCGTTTTGTCCGGCTGGGGGCAATTGTCGCATGGTAGAAAATATTGATATTAGTAGCAGTCGCACATTTGCTGCAACCTTCGAATTAACCGCTGCTGAAATCGCTGGCTTGGCCAGCCATCACAACTATCTGTATGCCTATAGCAGCGAGTATCAAACCCCAGTTGCAACCTGGTATCAAATTGCTGGTGGCTTTGGGCCGGCGACTGCCGAAATCCATGCGCCACTGGCTGATGGCAATGTTGGCCTAGATCTCCAAGCTGGCGCAGCGGCTGATGTCAATGGTTTCACGCTTGAAGTCTATCAACCAGCGCCATTGTGTACCAACTACAACAATTTGCCCAACTATACGATCAAACAATGGCCAACCTTGATTCAGCCTTATATGATTCGCGATAAGCGGCTGTTGGCTTGGTATAGCAATCATCCACCGCTATATGCCCAACTCAGCTATGATCCAAGCTTGTATCGCGGTGGCATTCCAACCGTGCTGGTCTATAATCCAGCTAACCCAACCGCTGGCTGGAGTGTTGTGCCGATTGTCGCGCTCAGCCCTGAGTTAGGCTATTTGACCGTCGATCTGCGAACCTATACCAGCCAAGGCTTGGTGTATGCCTTAGCCGAATAAACATAAAAAGGCCGTGGGTTCGCACTAAACCCACGGCCTTGCTTAATTACTTAGCTCTTGGCGGTTTCCAAACGCTTAGCGCGAATCAACGAAGCACCAATCGCCGTTGCGATAATCGCAGCCACCACACCCAGTGAGATTCCCGAAGGAATTTTGAAAGCAGTTTCAACTAAGAGCATCTTGACACCCACAAAGCTGAGCACAAAGGCCAAACCAAGCTTAAGATAATGGAACTTATGCACCATCCCAGCCAGTACAAAGTACAGCGAACGCAAGCCCAAAATCGCAAATACATTGGCGGTATAGACCAAAAACGGCTCTTGGGTCACTGCAAAGATCGCTGGAATCGAATCGACAGCAAAAATCAAGTCAGTCGCTTCAATCATCAACAGCACCAAGAACAACGGGGTTGCCATCAACACGCCAGCTTTGCGCACAAAGAATTTATCGTTCTCATACTCATCGGTTACTGGCATCAAACGGCGGAACGTTCGCACCAAAATATTGTTCTTAGGATCAAGCGTTTGTTCTTGGTGGAAAGCCATCTTAATCCCAGTGACAATCAAGAATGCGCCGAAGATGTAGATAATCCAGTGGAATTCACGAATTAAGGCTGCCCCAGCGCCAATCATGATCCCGCGCATCACCAACGCCCCCAATACACCCCAGAACAAAACGCGATGTTGATATTGGGCGGGTACAGCAAAGCTACCGAAAATCAGCACAAATACAAAGATGTTGTCGATACTGAGCGATTTTTCAATCAGGTAGCCCGTCATAAAGGCGAGTGCGGCTTCGCTATTGGTATAGCTGCTTTGGGGCACGAGTTGCTGCCAAAAGAGGTAAATCCCCAGGTTGAAGATCGCGGCTAGGCCTATCCAGGCGACACTCCACAAGGTGGCTTCTTTGATTGAAACCACATGCGCTGAACGGTGAAACACGCCGAGGTCGAGCGCCAACATGGCCAAAACAAAGACATTAAAGCCGATCCACATCCAAACGATGGTATCCATTGTTGCATTGCCTCCTGCAAAGGCCGTGGTTGGTCACACAAAAAAACCAACACGGCTTATATCAAAGCCAATGTTGGTCTGACCAAAATACGCAATACGTATTGTTTGCAACCGAGAATTGCTTCTGGATTGACGATTGCAAACCCTGTCGATGCAGGTGGCTACTCCCCAACGGAACGTATGGATATATAGTATCAATAGTTTTTAGTTTGTCAAGAGGGTTTGTGATGTTAGTTAAGCAAATTGATTAGTAATAATCGGCCTTTAGGCTTAATTCAATCTGGTAAGCAAATGCTATAGTAATGCATGGTTGATTGATGAGGGAGCAGCAAGAATGGGTATTCGACTATATTTTTATCTTGCGCCATCTGAAGGGCTTAGCGCACTTATTCTCGAACACATTGAACTGTTTGTAGTTTGGTTTGAAGATCTTCACCTAGAATATCCTGACGAGTTTCCAGAAGATGTTTTGGTGTCTGCCAAGAAGATAGAGCACGATGGTATAGTCGCACTCCAGGCGCAAACAGTCCAACAAGCAGCCCTCATTGATAACTTTGTTATGTATTTTTGTGTTGACTTTGATAATAGTTATCAAATTCTAAAATCGGCCAGCGAAAGTTGGATTAAAAGCTACCACTATATAGAATGTCGCCCTTGGCTTGAGGTGCATTGTTCACCAGCCTTTGAAACACTATGGATATTTATGCTCAAAGGGCGTGGGATTGAACGCGATTCCTCGCTATTGCCATTTGAACACGAACCACATGAGCGTGGCAGCATTGCCTATTGGACACCACAAGAATGTACAGAAATGCTCAACGACCGACGACCATTGACGATACCCGAAGCAGAGCCAATTTTTTGCGTGCGAATCGTCCGCGAAGCACTACAAACGGCAGTCGATCAACAAGCATCAATAGTTATTCTTGTGAATTAGCGAATTATGATCAAAGCGTTTCGCAAAGCACCATGGCCTCGCGAAACGCTGCTTGGCAAGATCAACAATCTAGGCGATATTTAAACCACGACGATTCAGCTGTTCAACGACTGCGGCAAGCAATTTCAGTGGTTGCAGGCCACCAACAAACAAAACCTCACCAGTAAACAAGGCAATCGGATATGGCCAGTCTTCTTCAGCAAAATAATTAAGTTGATCGACATGCTGCTGCTGAATCGCCGGATCATCAAGATCATAATAGATCACCTTCACACGCTCGCCAACCAAACGGGCTAATGAAAGCGCAACAGTATTAGCAACCTTCAACGAAGGCATGCGCGGGCCTCAGCCATAGCCACAGGTTGCATCACCTGCGTGGCCAAAAATTTCTAATTGCAATTGATCGATCATTGCACAATTGCGCTACGAGTCATTTGCTGCAAAATTGCCTGATTGGCAGCGAACCCTGATTCAGGCACAAAGCCAATAATAACTCCTAAACTACCACCAGGCCCAGGCTTAACCGTGACAAACGCTTGAATTTTAGCTTCCTGACCACGCACGACCCGCACAAACTTAACCGTGCCTTCCGAGGCATTGATTGCATATTCGCGTTGGGTATTCGGCGCGGCCAAAAGATTAAAGGTTTCTTCAATCGCTGCTTGAATGCCAGCAGCATCATTGGTTTTACCAATAACCTTGCTTGCCAAAATCCCTTGCTCACCGTCAACTGCGGTCGAGAAAAAGACCGCAAGATCAGAGCCAATCACATATTCTGTCCAAGCTTGAGGGTGCGACACGCTAATATTGGTGTTGCTGTTACGGGTTAATATGATACTACTCGGATCAATTGGCGCAGTTGGTAAATCGACTGGGCCGGCTGGTACGGCAGTCGCGTCGGCAACAATTGGCGGCGGGGCAGTTGGTTCAGTCACGGTCGTGGCTAAAACCCAGCCATTTGTGCCAAGTTCGGCAGCAGGTAAATCCATATTAGCCCGCTCAAACAGTCGCACATTCCACCAAAGTACACCATCAACCTCGCGTGATTCGATATATTGCAGGCTATCGTTAGGGTTGATATTACCCTTCGATTGCGAGCGTTCATTCGGCTCAAAGCGCAATTCTGTGGTAGCCAACGAGCGACCAAGCGGTAGATTTGGGGTAGCCGTTGGAATCGCCGCTTGGGTTGCTTGGATGGCCCGTTGGGTGGCACGCGCAAACGTCGTTGGGGCAATCGCGGTGGCGGTTGCAGCAGCAGCAGCATTTTGCTCAGTTAGGGTCTGATTCAGCAACCAAACCCCATAACCTAATCCACCAGCAATGCCAAGCACTAATAAGGTTTGGAGTAAAACAGCGAGTGGGCCTTGTTGACGTGGCCCCTTGGCCGAAAAGTTCGCATCCCAATCATTGGGGTCAATTTTAGCTGGCACAGGTCGCCTCCCATGTGAACAATTGCACGCGCAACAGTATACGTTAAAAGTGCAAACTTGGGATAGCCAAGCACCAGCAGTTCAGGCCCAATTAGCAAACCGCGATCATGGGCAAACCCACAATCGCGGTTGCATTCAACTAGATTGGCTGCCAGAGTGCTGGCACAATATTTGGTTCCCAGCCAGGCAACGAAGTATGAGCTTGAATACAACGATAGCTAATTCCATTGTGCTTAACAAGGCTGCCAACACTATAGCTGGTGTAGGCTTGCCAAATACTAAGAGCTGGGGTAGCGGTAAATGGTGGTGGAGCCATAGTTGGAACCAAGGTTGGGGTTGCCGTCGTGGGAACAATCGTGTTGGTTGGCGGTGCGATCGTGGGGGTTAGGGTCGCTGGTTGTGCCCCAAAAATAACCGTTGCTTCATGAATTGACCACCAGTTGGCTGAATTGGCGTTCAGCTCAACCCGAATATAACGTGCTTGGCGGGCAGCAAAGTTAATGGTGGTGATTTGGACTGCGCCAGTTCCGCTGGCAACTGTCACCCAATCACTAGTATCATCACGAGTTTGCACAATAAAGCCCGCCGGATAATCGCCTGTTGAGTTGCCTGTATCAAGTTTAATTCCCGAAACAGTCGTGACATGGGGCAGGCCAACGTACATCCATTGGCCGGCGGCCTGAGGTAAGCCACTGCTCCAACGGGTGTTGAGGTTGCCATCAAGCGCATTTTGGGTGCTGCTACCAGCCTCAGTCGATGAAGCATTCATTATTGTTTGATCAGGACGGGTGGTTGGGTTAATTATGGTTGGCGTTGCCGCATGGGTTGAGGTTGCAGTGCCAGTTGGGCTGACTGTTGGGATGCGACTCGGTGTAACTGTGCTGCCAGGTGTTGGCACATATGGAAACTGTTGATTGCCAGCGACATCGCCCTCTGAACGTAAGGGAATATTGCTATCAGTAAAGACATTGCCATAAACATCAGTTACACGGAAGGTAAAGGGGCCAGTTCCCATCCCACCAGGCACCAGAAAATAATTGTAATTAACTCGATCAACGTTCTGGAAAACTCCTTGAGGATTG carries:
- a CDS encoding expansin EXLX1 family cellulose-binding protein, translating into MAWNRRILLSFGMIFSLLASSGWLIGKGNAQNIQTITNPWALRSGRATYYDPTVGMGNCSLPMPSDMLLAAMNTSDYGLADYCGAYVTVNGPRGSVTVKIIDRCPGCVVGGIDLSPQAFERIAAFEAGNVPITWQLISAPNVSGNVIYNYKEGSSQWWAGVQVRNHRNAIAKFEYRNPQGVFQNVDRVNYNYFLVPGGMGTGPFTFRVTDVYGNVFTDSNIPLRSEGDVAGNQQFPYVPTPGSTVTPSRIPTVSPTGTATSTHAATPTIINPTTRPDQTIMNASSTEAGSSTQNALDGNLNTRWSSGLPQAAGQWMYVGLPHVTTVSGIKLDTGNSTGDYPAGFIVQTRDDTSDWVTVASGTGAVQITTINFAARQARYIRVELNANSANWWSIHEATVIFGAQPATLTPTIAPPTNTIVPTTATPTLVPTMAPPPFTATPALSIWQAYTSYSVGSLVKHNGISYRCIQAHTSLPGWEPNIVPALWQPI
- a CDS encoding TerC family protein, whose product is MDTIVWMWIGFNVFVLAMLALDLGVFHRSAHVVSIKEATLWSVAWIGLAAIFNLGIYLFWQQLVPQSSYTNSEAALAFMTGYLIEKSLSIDNIFVFVLIFGSFAVPAQYQHRVLFWGVLGALVMRGIMIGAGAALIREFHWIIYIFGAFLIVTGIKMAFHQEQTLDPKNNILVRTFRRLMPVTDEYENDKFFVRKAGVLMATPLFLVLLMIEATDLIFAVDSIPAIFAVTQEPFLVYTANVFAILGLRSLYFVLAGMVHKFHYLKLGLAFVLSFVGVKMLLVETAFKIPSGISLGVVAAIIATAIGASLIRAKRLETAKS